A genome region from Paralichthys olivaceus isolate ysfri-2021 chromosome 6, ASM2471397v2, whole genome shotgun sequence includes the following:
- the adora1b gene encoding adenosine receptor A1b — protein sequence MTEAPLPVQAFYIGMEVVIAVASVIGNVMVVWAVKINKSLRDNTFCFIVSLALADIAVGALVIPLAITINIELKTHFYSCLLVACTVLVLTQSSIFALLAIAIDRYLRVKIPTRYKQVVTPRRAGLAVVICWTVAFIVGLTPMFGWNNLRPLQQNGSIGPSLNITCKFESVISMEYMVYFNFFSCVLPPLLLMLVIYAEIFYMIHKQLNSKKFTTSHSDPNKYYDKELNLAKSLALVLFLFAVSWLPLHIINCITLFCPKCENPKVLLYIAILLTHGNSAVNPIIYAFRIKKFRTAFRKIWQQYLCCKDTPALEIQPSDRKEMLNTEQLQTLPSQKEIPKSDRLQQPEQQQQNQRTEPLQQPEENPPLEQNAV from the exons ATGACCGAAGCACCTTTGCCAGTGCAGGCGTTCTACATCGGGATGGAGGTGGTGATCGCTGTCGCATCTGTGATCGGGAACGTGATGGTGGTCTGGGCGGTGAAAATTAACAAGTCGCTGCGAGATAACACGTTTTGCTTCATCGTCTCGCTGGCTCTGGCAGATATTGCGGTGGGCGCCCTCGTCATCCCCCTGGCCATCACTATCAACATCGAACTTAAGACTCACTTCTACAGCTGCCTGCTCGTGGCGTGCACGGTGCTGGTGCTGACTCAAAGTTCAATCTTCGCCCTCCTGGCCATTGCAATTGACCGCTATCTCAGGGTCAAGATCCCGACCAG GTACAAGCAGGTGGTGACCCCTCGGCGAGCGGGGCTGGCGGTGGTGATATGCTGGACGGTGGCTTTTATCGTGGGCCTCACTCCCATGTTTGGCTGGAACAACCTGAGGCCCCTTCAGCAGAACGGCTCCATTGGCCCCAGCCTCAATATCACCTGCAAGTTTGAAAGTGTCATCAGCATGGAATACATGGTGTATTTTAACTTCTTCAGCTGCGTGCTGCCGCCCCTCCTCCTCATGTTGGTTATCTATGCAGAGATCTTCTACATGATCCACAAGCAACTGAACAGTAAGAAGTTCACCACCAGCCACTCTGACCCCAACAAGTACTACGACAAGGAGCTGAATCTTGCTAAATCCCTGGCTCTGgtcctttttctctttgctgTCAGCTGGCTCCCCCTCCACATCATCAACTGCATCACACTCTTCTGCCCTAAATGCGAAAACCCCAAAGTCCTCCTCTACATCGCCATCCTGCTCACCCACGGCAACTCCGCTGTCAACCCAATCATCTACGCTTTTCGCATCAAGAAGTTCCGCACAGCCTTCCGGAAAATCTGGCAGCAGTACCTCTGCTGCAAGGACACACCAGCTTTGGAGATTCAGCCCAGCGACAGGAAGGAGATGCTCAATACCGAGCAACTGCAGACCCTGCCATCACAGAAGGAAATCCCTAAGTCGGATCGACTGCAACAaccggagcagcagcagcagaaccagaggACCGAACCACTGCAGCAGCCTGAAGAAAATCCACCCCTGGAGCAGAACGCAGTCTAA